In Bos indicus isolate NIAB-ARS_2022 breed Sahiwal x Tharparkar chromosome 10, NIAB-ARS_B.indTharparkar_mat_pri_1.0, whole genome shotgun sequence, the DNA window TTActgtaaaggaaaaataagtcCAAAAAGGAGGCGGCATTAATTAAATCACCCTCATTACCCAAAGCATTGCTAACATTTTGGTTTCTAGCCTTTCTAATGCTTTCATACATCCACGCACAAAATAATGTATTCATAAATAGAGAAACAATTTTGTACACCTATGTGTTTATATAAACATCAGTCAGTTGTCATTGCTCAGTCACTAGGctaggtccgactctttgcagctcctctgtcctctaatatctcttggagtttgcccaaattcatgtccactgagttggtaatgctatctaaccatctcatcctctgctgccccattctcattttgccctcagtctttcccagcatcagggtcttttccaatgagtaaaagTAAACATCAGTAGTGAGTAAACATCAATGACCAAACATTAGTAGCATGTtagtaaatataaaacatttttaatgaatcTAAAATGTTACCAGTGGAtgtataataatttttaactggTCCTCTGTTGATAGGCTCATGGGCTATTTTCCATGTTTTGTAATAAGAGAGGACACTGCAATGAACGTGAAGATGGGACCTTAAATTTGTGTTTGGTCACCTGCCTGACCTTGTAGTTACTAATTAATTTTGATAGGTGATGTTTTAGTGAAGTGCGTGTTTGACTTTCTTACGGTTTTATTAGCTGGGCAAATGTTGAGAGGAAAACAGTTCATCCTGAAAGAATACAAGAAATTTGCCTAAAGTGTCCCTAGAGAGGGTACCAAGTAatggaagcttttcttttttgatcTAGGCTCCCAAAGTTCAGAGCAAAAGGATATTTGAGGGTGAGGAGGATAATAGGGGAAAGAACACAAGAGGAGAGTTTAAACAAATAAAGTAGCTACTCTATACCTGCTTATGTTGGTGGGGGGTGGGCCACAGGAGGAAGCTTAATATAGCAAAGAGCAGGGAAcgtttttaaagttaaaagtgCAAATCAAAAAGGTTAAAAGTGCAACATCCCCGTTCTCTCCCTTCTTCACTCACAACAGACTTCTTTATGCAGAAATGCATGTGTTCCCTGCAGTAAGGAAGGCTCATACTCTACATGCTGTCCTacaggttgtttttttgtttttctgcaggTTTTTTTAACCTATATGATCTAGTCATGGTCAATATAGGAAAATCTGCCCATACTTCTGTAGGGGGCACATTATTCATTGTGTAAATGCCATAAATTACTGAACTCGCCTTTTTTGTTTTTCGATGGACATTGAAACTATCATTTTTGTCTTACCATGGTAAATAACATTCTAGTAAATATTCTTGTACATAGACTATTTTTGTGTACTTTAGCTAGTATACATGCAGAACAAATTCCTAGCAGAAAGTCAGTGGGTCATAGGGCAAGCacacttaaaatttttgatattttgcCAAATTGCCCTTCGAATAGATTACACCAGTTTACACGCCTCTGAAAAAGCAATCCAAATGACACAGAAGGGTGTAAAggtaaaaaaaagtaaagttctcccctccccacctatTTTACTCTAGAGATGGCCAGAGTCTATGGTGTAGTGGGTGTTTTCCTAGACTTCAGATTTGTTGACAAATTATAATTTTGTTATATAGATGGAAGCATATTATTCCACCAGGTGCTTTTTCAGTTGACACTATATTGTGACTGTCATTGCATTTCAGTGTTTATTAAGTAGCTCATCTTCACCCTGTAAAATAGAAAAGATGTTGTCTGGTTTACAGATGGGTTATAGAGTTAGAAGCTGGGATGGCACCATTCTAGACAAGTTCTGTGAGTTGAGGACCCTGTGTGAGGTAGAAGCCTGTGCCCTGTGCTTCAGGGCACTTTGAGCAGCAGCTCGACATTTACCAGTGTTAGTGCTGAGTAGTTCTAGCGCTGCTCAGTCACACCAACTGGCATGCTGGTTATGTGCTCTGCCACTGGGTCGATGGACACAGCTAATATGAATGGTGTTTTAGAGTGCAGTCATTCAGGGTTCTATGTGCGAATATTCTCAGGAAATCTTTCTTCCTCACTCTTTGAATCCTTCCCTTTTTGTAGTATTTCTGGTTAattcccccccctccccccgctgcGCGCCCCTTTATTTTAGTATCCTtacataaaatagttttttatttctttgcatgaaCTTTTGTGACCtggtgtatgttttttttttatggaaaattcTAGACACATGAAGATAGAATGTTGCAGTGAATCCCTGGTACCCCTCAGTCAGCTTTAGTAATCACACCTCAGCCTATTTCCTGCCTTCCATCATTCTTTAACAGGTTTATTAAGATGTAACCTGCAAACCATACAGTTCACCTGTTCAAAGTCTACAATTCAATGCCTTTTAGACTATTCACAGATAATCTACCCATCGTCACAATcaactttagaatatttttttaccCTATAAGAACACTCCACCCTATTCCTTAGCCATCATCCCCCCAGTTTGCCCCattccccagctcctggcaaccactcatctgttaaagtctgtggatttgcctattcagaacatttattataaatggaCTCCTACAACACATACTCCTGAGGCTTCTTTCAAAAGCATAATCTTTTCAAGCCTCAcctgtgttgtagcatgtatcggTACTTCGTTTCCTTTTATTGCTAAATCATGTTCCATTGTAGgcatagaccacattttgtttatccattcatcaggtgatggacatctgggttattTCTCCTTTGGGGCTCTAATGaacattctgttcttttttttttttttcaagctccTGATAATActcctttattcttttaaaatttttattggggtatagttgatttacaatgtttcttaGCTTCTGCTGAACAGGAAAGTGAATcggttatacatatgcatatatctactcgttttttagattctcttcccaaACAggccattatagagtattgagtagagttccctgtgctatacagtaggttcttattacttttctattttatatataggagtattctttctaaaatatgatttttaatgttCATCTTTTTTCCTAATGCTGATCTCATTCTGgttccatagttttgcctttccttctctaggggatcttcccaactctgagatggaacccgggtctcctgcattgcaggcagattctttaccatctgagcccccagggaagcctttgattgtgtagctAATTTACGTGGTGTGCTTCATGGTCAAGAAAACCATCACCTGAATTGATTACATGGAGCAAGCACTAGCATCAAGTTGGAGAGAGAGATTCTTTGTGAAGCTTAACTTTGCTTTATATATGAGATTACATGTCTATGTATGCTCTTTAgagctgcttctaagtcacttcaattgtgtccaactctgtgcaccccatagacggtagcccaccaggctcccccgtccctgggattctccaggcaagaacactggagtgggttgccatttccttctccaatgaacatTCTGTTCTTAACATTCCTGTACAGGTTTCTGTGTTTTCCTGTGTCCTGGGTGTATACTTAGGAGtaggaattgctgggttataggGCAATTCTGTAGTGAACCGTTCGAGGAACTGCCAGATGGTTTTGCACAGTGACTGTCCCACTTTACCTTTCCACCAGCCATGTCTTaggtagaagaggaaaaaatgatgACAACACATACAAGTTATCAGATAAGCTTGTGAGTAGGTTGAACATCTTTCCTGGTATAAACGTGTCATGGTGAAGGGCTGCTcttccccagaaataaagtcGGGGCCTTCTGTGTCTTTACATTGCCCCTCACTTTGTTCCGCAGGTCGATGGACACTTGGTTGGGGCAGGATGTAGGCTGGCCATGCCATTCATTCGTGATTTCTAAAGTTTAATTCATAATTTGGGGATGAAAGTGGAAGTTGTTAAAGCTTAGCATATTACTTGCTTAAATGTCAGAATACAAATTTGTCTGAACAGAAATAATGTACCCAGCTGCCCAGTGACCTTGAGGTCAGAAGGCTTGCTGCCCGCTCTTCCCCATGGGCAGGtctccaggaagccctcagaGAAGCGGGAGACCCGTGCCCTGTCTGAGGCTGTCCTTGTATCTAGAGAGACAGTGTGTCTGAGCTCCTGGGAACCTCGCTGTGTTGAACTTTGGGCTAAGGAGTGATGGGCCAGGCTGAGTTGTCTTGCAGCACAAATGAGACAGATGGCCATTATGAGAACAGTTGGAGACTAATGAGTGTGGACAGTTTGTAGAACTAAATGACATACTGTCAGTTTTTTCCAGGATTCATAGAAATCATTGTTATGTTGTACACATACTTCATAAccctcccattaaaaaaaaaacacccagtgtaaacacacacacacacacacacacacacacacagcagggggacttccctagtggtccgaAAGTTTAGACTTCATCTTTGAACGCAGgtggtgcaggttcgatccctggtcagggcgcgaagatcccatgtgccacatggCCAAGAAACCGAAACATAAAatgaagcaatattgtaacaaattcagtaaagacttaaaaaatagaaaattaggatttaaaaaaataacaacagcaggCACATAAATCCAGACCATAGAAATCCCAATAATCCCACCACCCATCAAAAGCCCCCGGAAGCATTCTGGGTGCCCCTCctcctgtcttctttctcttccttcacaCAGTGCGGGAAACTTTCTTCATCTACactgccctggagaaaggcaggCCCGCCTAACACTGTCCTCTTGGGCTTCCGCCCGTTCTTGCTCAGTCGTTTCGCTTCTGCTGCTTTTTCTGCTCAGCTGCTGTCCTCCTTTTCTACTCTGCCCGAGCTTTCCGGTGGTAACTGAAGTGCTGGGCACCATCTTGCCCGTGACCTTCCCACCGGCCGTTCTTTCTCTGAAGCGCTTGTGTTTGGACAAGCCAGCATCTCTGTGGAAACACTGATTTCTGTAATGACCCTTGTCCGCCTTGCCTTTCTTGTGCAGGAAACAAGTCTAAAGGAAGAAGCTTCATTGGTAACGTGGATAAGTCACCTGTGGTCACTGGCAGAGGCGTGACAGTGAAACCAGGCTTTTCCGTGGATGAGTTTTCTACCTCCGTCCTCACTGGAAAGCTGACTACTGTCTTTCTTCCAGTTGTCTACACGATCGTATTCGTGGTTGGTTTGCCAAGCAATGGCATGGCCCTGTGGGTCTTTCTTTTCCGAACAAAGAAGAAGCACCCCGCTGTGATTTACATGGCCAACCTGGCCTTGGCCGACCTCCTCTCGGTTACCTGGTTCCCTTTGAAGATCGCGTATCACATCCATGGCAACAACTGGATTTACGGGGAGTCTCTTTGCAAGGTGCTCATTGGCTTTTTCTACGGCAACATGTACTGCTCCATCCTCTTCATGACCTGCCTCAGCGTGCAGAGATACTGGGTTATCGTGAACCCCATGGTGCACCCCAAGAAGCAGGCAAACATTGCCATCGGCGTCTCTCTGGGAATATGGCTGCTCATTCTGCTGCTTACCATCCCCTTGTACGTCGTGAAGCAGACCTCCTATATCCGGGCCCTTAATATCACGACCTGTCACGACGTTTTGCCGGAGGAGGTGCTGGTGGGAGACATGTTCAATTACTTCCTGTCTCTGGCCATCGGAGTCTTTCTGTTCCCAGCTTTCCTCACGGCTTCAGCCTATGTGCTCATGATCCGGACCCTCCAGTCTTCTGCCATGGATGAGAGCTCAGGAAAGAAGAGGCGGAGGGCCATCAAGCTCATTGTCACCGTCCTGGCCATGTACCTGATCTGCTTCACTCCCAGTAACCTTCTGCTCGTGGTGCACTACTTCCTGATTAAGACCCGGGGCCAGAGTCACGTCTACGCCCTGTACATCGTGGCCCTCTGCCTCTCCACCCTCAACAGCTGCATCGACCCCTTTGTCTATTACTTCATTTCACAGGACTTCAGGGATCACGCCAAGAACGCCCTTCTCTGCCGGAGCGTCCGTACTGTAAAGCGGATGCAGGTATCCCTCTCGTCAAAGAAATTCTCGGGGAAATCCAGCTCTTACTCTTCAAGTTCAACCAGTGTCAAAGGCTCCTACTGAGTGGCCCGGTTCCTCAGTGGAAGTTCTGCTGGAGGTTTTGGAGCCTGCTTACCATTCCGGAGATGCTTCTGTTGTTTCTTAACCAAGTAGGTTTCACCACATACCATGTATATGCAGCACCTCTCAGGGTTGCTGGAAGCTTCCCTGTTTGCATGAGGAAAGTCCCCCAAATTCATGAGGAATGTCAGTTTCAGAATTTCTCTACTCAGGGGCTCCCAGAAATGGAACTGATCAAAGCAGACTTTTCAGATGGTGCAGAAAAGACAGAAACCCCATGATATGCAGAGACTAGTCTTGGCGTGAAGGCTTAAGTTTTTAGCTGCAACTATGTCTCTTTTACATCTGGGGTGGGTCCAGCTGTATTAGGGCTTCAGGGCCCTCAGAGAAGATCAGTACAGTTGACTGgctatacagatgaggaaactaaagaggTCGGGGAGCTGCCCCAAGTCAGGTTTCCAACCAACGGCAACAAGTTTGAATGGTGGGGTTCTTGTACCACTTTGTCAAAATCATTGTGTATCTTGTTTGAAAATGTAGACTTATTGTACTCAGGAATCAGAGCTCAGAGTCTGGGGCAGGGCCCaggaacctgcattttaacaagtcTTTCTTACACTCCAGTGTTTGGGAACCTTTGGTCTGGGTACTGCTTCCACTTGACAAGGAGCCATggcaatttttgaaaaataaagcaaaacagaacatTTTGTGTCTCTTTCCCATCCAGTTCAGAACAAAGTCTGTTCATTGCCTTATTGGGACTTCCAGTCATTTCTTTATTAATGCTTTGAGCTTTTGTATGTATCATtatcacttcaaggaaaatacGAGCATGTTAAATGTGCAAAAGCTAATTTTGTGTCTTTACTGACTTCAGTGAAATCTTCAGGTTGTCTGAATAGTAGATTTTTTTCACAATTAAGAGTTTACcacttagtatttttaaaaattattgttggaCTATTTATTGCCAGTTTTGTTGACTTTTTGTCAAACATGAAATGATAAAGCCGTCTCTTGAGTTTGAACCACATCTGTTTGGAAAAGAACACTAAAATAGAGATGATTTGCAATGTATTTTAAGAGGTACTTGACTCCAAGCTGACTTTATGCAACTGTTGTATTTgtgaccttttaaaataattgttttactgTATGATTGATTTATAAATAAcacatgacttttattttttatgacttaTCTCTGAATTGTGtggtttttgctttcatttttgttttcgaGGAAGGGAGAGTAGGGAAACAAAGGTATCACACttctaagaagaaatgaaagtgattCTCACatcttatttttatgtaaagaGGATTATATTGTACACATTGCCctgtaataattatttttcttttaactacaTTTTAGAATTCACATGTCTGCATCTATGGATTGACctccatttttaaagaatacaagCTACTTAATATTTGGGGTGTATTGTGAGGTTTTAGGCATCTGGTCATTTGCATACCTATGGCTCCTGGAgttgtttctctctccctctcttttttcctctgttaaGACAGTGCCACACAGAACATCTGTATGTAGACATCTTTGTGAGTATTTCTGTAGGacgagggcttcccttgtgggtcagcagataaagagtctgcctgcattgtgggagacttgggtttgatccctgggttgggaagatcccctggagaagggaacagctacccactccagtattctggcctggagaattccatggattgtatagtccatggggtcacaaagagtcagacacgactgagtgactttcactttcattgtaggATGAGTACCAGAAAGTAGAATGGCCAGGTCAAAAGTTGGGTGctcattttaaattttggtgaCACTTGCCAAATGGCCTTCAGTAACGTATACTTCTCCCAGAAAGTGTGTTTGCACTTATCTCCTGAAGTGCTCATCCATCAGTCTTCAGAAATGTTGAAAACGTCCGTTGCGTGAGTTCGTGCTGAAGCAGCACAGCCTCCCGCCTGGCAGGGCTGAATTCTGACTCCatgatttctttgttttggtttccTGATTTGGTTTCCTGAGGAAGatgcttctctgtgcctcagtttcttgttTGTAAAATGTGGATTAGGATGAAACGTCTGGCACGTACTCATAAGTTTAATGTCGCATTATTACTGTTCATCTCTGACGACTGACGTGATCTCATTTCTGGTCTGCCGCCGTTTGTGGCCAGATACACCCTGCCTTCCTTGCCCGCTCAGCTTTCAGTCTCCTAGCAGGCTTCCTCATGGTGGGcttgctcccattttacaggtgggaaagCAAAAGATGGTCTACCCAGGGTAAAAGCGAGCAGAAACAAGGGGCTCACAGGCTCATCCAGTGGAAAGCATTTTTTTGGTCTTTGCTATTTCTTTATTAGTCATTTTTATAATAACCTGcggatagtaaaaaaaaaaatcagtaaaaatatataaaatgaaaaatgtacttCTTTGCCACACATGTCCATTATTATCTCACAAAGGTAACcaatttttataattgtttatagaaaaaatatatatattgtatgtaatacttttaaaataagaatgaatgtgtttgtgtatgtaagtacatatatgtatatgtatatgccaaCTTCTAAATCAATTCACATGGATCTTCCTCAGTTTTTTCAGTGACTAGGTAGTTTTCTGCCTAGTGATTGATCATACTGAGTGATCATAATTTAATCCCTACCCTATGGAAGTAGTGTTTTTCTTGGTTCATTTTCACCAGATCTGTGAATCTACGTGAAGAAGTGTACAAGAAATGATGTGGGAAATAGAATCATAAGAGTGTCTGCTGAATCAAATGCTCCTCTAActgtgtttgtttctctttcctttgaggAGCGGCTCTCGAAGGCCCTGCCCTGCCTGGCTCAGGTCCCTGCCAGGGCGGGAGGGGCAGGCGGGCGGGGGAACTCTGGCCCTGGGCTCGGGAGTGCCCTGGGTGTGcctgtcttccctctgtgttccccatcttgcTGGGCTCTGATTTTGCTAAACTGCCTGACAATTTGCCTGTTGCACTCCCCTGGCTCTGGTGACTGAAGGAGGCTCTCTCAGTCTGAAAGCGAATGTGGATTCGTGTCCCCTTGTGCAAGACACGTGCTAAACCGAGTTGTTTGGGCATTACTCTGTGTGCCATTTCGGTTGTTTGCAGCCGGAGTTTCAGAGGTAATTAAGTTCCCTGTTAGCAAGATTTCATCAATCCTGGGGCTATAATCTCATCAGTATGCATAGTTTAGTGATTGCAACTTTGTTCCTGCAACTTTTCCCCTTTGGAGACACTCACGAGGACTGGAATTTATCACTGAATCAAAGGTACAGTTTGCTACACTGTTCGCTGGTCTCATCAATTAAAACTGTGGGTCTGGGCTGCAGAGTTTGGTTGTTGTCTTAAAAAGTGAAGTTTCTGATGTTACACTAGTCAAAGGCACATGTTTAGTCCACCCCCACCGCTAATTCTGAAGAGGGAAAACCAAACTCAGGGCTCGGTCCTCCATTTTACCCCCAAGCCTTGGAAAGTCACTGAGATGGTTGTTCTGTTTAAATGTAAATCATTGGAGTCCCTCAGGTCACACTCTGGAAAATGTCTTTATTGAGGGAGAGCGTGACGAATTCTGTGGTTTGAGTGTGAGCTGCCTTTGCCTTTACCTGTTAGTCAGCTTGTGGAATATTCCCAGTGTCCATCTTTACTGATGTGAAACTAGGCCTGACCAGCTATGGCTCACCACCTCCTGCAGAAACCGCAGCCCTAGCCTGTGGGCTCCAGGAACTGTAGTTAAGTCATCAGCACAGCGAAAG includes these proteins:
- the F2RL1 gene encoding proteinase-activated receptor 2, which translates into the protein MRSPSAAWLLGGVLLLAASGSCNRTVPGNKSKGRSFIGNVDKSPVVTGRGVTVKPGFSVDEFSTSVLTGKLTTVFLPVVYTIVFVVGLPSNGMALWVFLFRTKKKHPAVIYMANLALADLLSVTWFPLKIAYHIHGNNWIYGESLCKVLIGFFYGNMYCSILFMTCLSVQRYWVIVNPMVHPKKQANIAIGVSLGIWLLILLLTIPLYVVKQTSYIRALNITTCHDVLPEEVLVGDMFNYFLSLAIGVFLFPAFLTASAYVLMIRTLQSSAMDESSGKKRRRAIKLIVTVLAMYLICFTPSNLLLVVHYFLIKTRGQSHVYALYIVALCLSTLNSCIDPFVYYFISQDFRDHAKNALLCRSVRTVKRMQVSLSSKKFSGKSSSYSSSSTSVKGSY